A genomic region of Barnesiella viscericola DSM 18177 contains the following coding sequences:
- a CDS encoding WecB/TagA/CpsF family glycosyltransferase: MEKYFNIRYEFDKHAVFQAIDEALLLKKPGYICVSDGVILATVNRDPVYCQVVDGAMFSICDSGYVPLYLRWIYGIKRKQYCGSEIFMDIIHQQRYRMAFLGTTQPTLDGLKRNLSEIDPRIHDMWFYALPYKPVDEFDYQAIANMLDKDGAEIIWVALGAPKQEIFMSKLKPYLKRGVMIAVGAAFKFYSGTDVNRAPYWMVRAHMEFLYRIYCEPKKQLRRCWLIVESLPKLLFQEWNRKRRRKKLAGTAG, translated from the coding sequence ATGGAGAAGTATTTCAATATCAGATACGAGTTTGACAAACATGCAGTTTTTCAAGCTATCGATGAAGCGTTGCTATTGAAGAAGCCGGGGTATATCTGTGTATCCGATGGCGTGATTCTGGCTACGGTGAATCGGGATCCGGTCTATTGCCAGGTGGTAGACGGGGCGATGTTTTCGATTTGCGATAGCGGGTATGTTCCGTTGTATTTGCGGTGGATCTACGGCATCAAGCGCAAACAGTATTGTGGAAGCGAGATTTTCATGGATATTATTCACCAACAGCGCTATCGTATGGCTTTTCTGGGGACTACGCAACCGACGTTGGACGGTTTGAAACGGAATTTGTCGGAGATTGATCCGCGCATCCACGATATGTGGTTCTATGCGTTACCGTATAAGCCGGTCGATGAGTTCGATTATCAAGCTATTGCTAATATGCTGGATAAAGATGGAGCCGAAATTATTTGGGTCGCTTTGGGGGCTCCCAAGCAGGAGATTTTCATGAGTAAGTTGAAACCTTATCTGAAACGAGGAGTGATGATTGCCGTTGGCGCTGCCTTCAAATTTTATAGCGGGACCGATGTAAACAGGGCTCCTTATTGGATGGTGCGGGCTCACATGGAGTTTTTGTATCGTATTTATTGCGAGCCCAAGAAGCAGTTGCGTCGTTGCTGGCTGATTGTGGAGTCGTTACCTAAGTTGTTGTTCCAGGAGTGGAACCGGAAACGTCGGCGCAAGAAATTGGCAGGTACGGCAGGATAA
- the gmd gene encoding GDP-mannose 4,6-dehydratase, with protein sequence MKTALITGITGQDGSFLAEFLLEKGYDVHGTIRRSSVDYRERIAHLEGRPHFHLHYADLGDSMSLIQVVGKVRPDEIYNLAAQSHVQVSFDAPEFTADVDATGVLRILEAVRQCGLASTCRIYQASTSELYGKVEQVPQNEQTPFHPYSPYAVAKLYGYWIVKEYREAYNMFCCSGILFNHESERRGETFVTRKITLAAARIAQGKQDKLYLGNLSSLRDWGYAKDYVECMWLILQNDKPEDFVIATGVQHSVREFCQLAFRHVGIELDFVGEGENEKGIDRATGRVLVEVSPDFYRPTDVVNLWGDPSKAKRELGWDPMRTTFEQLVKIMVDADMAKVAVERAGDEVRMNLAEYLEKGIVK encoded by the coding sequence ATGAAAACAGCATTGATTACCGGTATTACCGGTCAAGACGGATCGTTCCTGGCAGAATTCCTGCTGGAAAAGGGTTATGACGTGCACGGAACCATTCGTCGCTCGTCGGTCGATTATCGTGAGCGTATTGCCCATTTGGAGGGCCGTCCGCACTTCCACCTGCATTATGCCGATTTGGGTGACTCGATGAGTTTGATTCAGGTTGTGGGCAAGGTGCGTCCCGACGAAATCTACAATTTGGCAGCACAGAGTCATGTGCAGGTATCGTTCGACGCTCCCGAGTTTACGGCCGATGTCGATGCTACCGGTGTGTTGCGTATCTTGGAAGCTGTGCGTCAATGTGGGTTGGCCTCGACTTGCCGTATTTACCAGGCTTCTACTTCCGAATTGTATGGTAAGGTCGAGCAGGTACCTCAAAACGAACAGACTCCATTCCACCCGTACAGCCCCTATGCTGTTGCCAAATTGTATGGCTATTGGATTGTCAAGGAGTATCGCGAGGCCTACAATATGTTCTGCTGCTCGGGTATCTTGTTCAATCACGAGTCGGAGCGTCGTGGTGAGACTTTCGTAACCCGCAAGATTACACTGGCCGCAGCTCGTATAGCTCAGGGAAAACAGGACAAGCTCTATTTGGGTAATCTTTCGTCGTTACGCGACTGGGGATATGCCAAGGATTATGTGGAGTGCATGTGGCTTATCTTGCAGAATGACAAGCCCGAAGATTTTGTGATTGCTACCGGCGTGCAGCACTCTGTTCGTGAGTTCTGCCAGTTGGCTTTCCGTCATGTGGGTATCGAGCTCGATTTCGTGGGCGAGGGTGAAAACGAGAAGGGTATCGACCGGGCTACCGGCCGTGTGCTCGTGGAAGTTTCGCCCGATTTCTATCGTCCGACCGATGTGGTAAACTTGTGGGGCGACCCCTCGAAGGCCAAACGCGAGTTGGGTTGGGATCCCATGCGTACAACCTTTGAGCAACTTGTCAAAATTATGGTCGACGCCGATATGGCCAAGGTGGCTGTCGAACGTGCCGGTGATGAGGTGCGTATGAATCTGGCCGAATATTTGGAAAAAGGTATTGTTAAATAG
- a CDS encoding GDP-L-fucose synthase family protein — protein MEKDSKIYVAGHHGLVGSAIWKNLQEKGYTHLVGRSHKELDLLDGVAVKRFFDEEQPEYVILAAAHVGGIMANSIYRADFIYQNLQIQQNVIGESFRHGVKKLLFLGSTCIYPRDAQQPMKEDVLLTSPLEYTNEPYAIAKIAGLKMCESFNLQYGTNYIAVMPTNLYGPNDNFDLERSHVLPAMIRKIHLGKCLMKGDEEAVRKDLSLRPVEGVDGAASNEAILAVLAKYGIYPDRVELWGTGKPLREFLWSEEMADASVYILEHVDFADVKGDGPEVRNCHINIGTGKEITIAALAHRIQEVIGYEGEIRFNPEKPDGTMRKLTDVTKLHNLGWHHKIEIEEGVQKMYDWYTADHAEMYR, from the coding sequence ATGGAAAAAGATTCCAAGATTTATGTAGCCGGTCATCACGGATTGGTGGGTTCGGCTATATGGAAAAACTTGCAGGAGAAAGGGTACACCCATCTGGTGGGCCGTTCGCACAAAGAGCTCGATTTGCTCGACGGGGTAGCCGTGAAACGCTTTTTCGACGAAGAGCAACCCGAGTATGTGATTCTGGCTGCCGCTCACGTGGGTGGTATCATGGCCAACAGTATCTATCGGGCCGATTTCATTTACCAGAATTTGCAGATTCAGCAAAACGTCATTGGTGAGAGTTTCCGTCACGGGGTGAAAAAACTGCTCTTCCTGGGTAGTACCTGTATCTATCCGCGCGATGCACAGCAACCCATGAAAGAAGATGTCTTGCTCACCTCGCCGCTGGAATATACCAACGAGCCTTATGCCATTGCCAAAATTGCCGGATTGAAAATGTGCGAGAGCTTCAACCTGCAATATGGCACGAACTATATTGCCGTGATGCCTACCAATCTGTATGGCCCTAACGACAATTTCGACCTCGAACGCAGCCATGTGCTACCGGCCATGATTCGTAAGATTCACCTGGGTAAGTGCCTCATGAAAGGTGATGAGGAGGCCGTGCGCAAGGATTTGTCGTTGCGACCTGTGGAGGGTGTCGACGGTGCCGCTTCGAACGAGGCTATTCTTGCCGTGCTGGCCAAGTATGGTATCTATCCCGACCGTGTGGAGTTGTGGGGTACCGGCAAGCCCCTGCGCGAGTTCCTGTGGAGCGAGGAGATGGCCGATGCTTCGGTCTATATTCTTGAGCATGTCGATTTTGCCGACGTGAAGGGTGATGGTCCCGAGGTGCGCAACTGTCACATCAATATCGGTACCGGCAAGGAGATTACCATTGCAGCCTTGGCTCACCGCATTCAAGAGGTTATCGGGTATGAGGGCGAGATTCGTTTCAATCCCGAGAAACCCGACGGTACCATGCGCAAGCTCACCGACGTGACCAAATTGCATAATCTGGGCTGGCACCACAAGATCGAAATAGAGGAGGGGGTTCAAAAGATGTACGACTGGTACACCGCCGACCATGCCGAGATGTATCGGTAA
- a CDS encoding porin family protein codes for MKIDDRNFEKRIQSKLAEHEVAVRDDLWAAIESQLPKGEPARKISLHRRMWWYSAAAVAASAVLTLALWQTPEQKPDTTTVSQRTPVQTEAQSPHIQASEANEKPLLASARISSHTQPNEQKVSANTTINRKNQPMNKEAREIESAAPNRSTPVVSKSSHPAIATAPSDSTATPTREAAYRRQLDEFEQAGRALKEGYVTDNTPIKRTKNPGIRLGLMAANASTGSSPNGPTAIRTRNPLMLAKRDPVYQFKHKMPISAGVTVSKSLPRNWELESGLVYTYLYSKYYSTKGNGSQELHYLGIPLNVIYRFARIKRLSFYASAGGQVDFYLAGRQKDEEHDGAVSGSGYKELKHENVQFSVQANVGAALTLYKAVELYLEPYMAYYFENNSSIHNIWKDKPFNFGLTLGLRTGF; via the coding sequence ATGAAGATAGACGACCGGAATTTTGAAAAGAGAATACAATCGAAACTGGCAGAGCACGAAGTTGCTGTCAGAGACGACTTGTGGGCGGCTATCGAATCGCAGTTGCCCAAGGGCGAACCGGCACGCAAGATTTCCCTACATCGGCGCATGTGGTGGTACTCGGCCGCAGCAGTAGCAGCCAGTGCGGTTCTTACCTTGGCCTTGTGGCAAACGCCCGAACAAAAACCTGACACGACGACCGTATCGCAACGCACCCCTGTGCAAACCGAGGCTCAATCGCCGCATATCCAGGCATCAGAGGCGAACGAGAAACCGTTACTCGCTTCTGCCCGGATTTCGAGCCATACACAGCCCAATGAGCAAAAAGTGTCGGCCAATACAACAATAAACAGGAAAAACCAGCCCATGAATAAAGAGGCTCGGGAGATTGAGAGTGCGGCTCCGAACCGTTCGACCCCGGTGGTATCCAAGTCGTCGCACCCGGCAATCGCCACGGCTCCATCAGATTCTACCGCTACCCCTACCAGGGAGGCTGCCTATCGCCGACAACTGGACGAATTTGAACAGGCCGGTCGGGCCTTGAAAGAGGGTTATGTAACAGACAACACCCCGATAAAACGGACGAAGAACCCGGGAATACGATTGGGGTTGATGGCAGCCAATGCCTCAACCGGCAGCAGCCCAAACGGCCCCACGGCTATACGAACACGGAATCCGTTGATGTTGGCCAAACGGGACCCGGTGTACCAATTCAAACACAAGATGCCTATATCGGCAGGAGTCACCGTATCGAAGAGTCTACCCAGGAACTGGGAACTGGAATCGGGATTGGTATATACCTACCTCTACTCCAAATACTATTCGACCAAGGGTAACGGCAGCCAAGAGTTGCACTACCTGGGTATCCCGCTCAATGTCATTTACCGATTCGCCCGCATCAAGCGATTATCGTTCTATGCCTCGGCTGGTGGACAAGTAGACTTTTACCTGGCCGGCCGCCAGAAAGACGAGGAGCACGACGGTGCCGTTTCGGGATCGGGCTACAAAGAGCTGAAACACGAGAATGTACAATTCTCGGTACAAGCCAATGTGGGCGCGGCTCTCACCTTGTATAAAGCCGTAGAACTCTATTTAGAGCCCTACATGGCCTACTATTTTGAAAATAATTCGAGCATACACAATATTTGGAAAGACAAGCCCTTCAACTTTGGTTTGACTCTGGGTCTACGAACCGGATTTTAA
- a CDS encoding RNA polymerase sigma factor, translating to MDERKLIEACKHNDARAQRQLYETFARKMMSVCLRYADNREMAEDFLQEGFIKVFSSIRSYNYEGSFEGWIRRIFVNTALEALRKNDLLRNGVELDSLEPQQEADYSAVDRISADELLELIAQLPPGFRTVFNMFAIEGYSHREIAQALHITESTSRSQYTRAKRQLQKWINELK from the coding sequence ATGGACGAACGAAAGCTGATAGAAGCTTGCAAGCACAACGACGCACGGGCGCAAAGGCAACTCTACGAGACTTTTGCGCGCAAAATGATGTCGGTGTGTTTACGTTATGCCGATAATCGGGAGATGGCCGAAGACTTTCTGCAAGAGGGATTTATCAAGGTATTCTCCTCGATACGAAGCTACAACTACGAAGGATCTTTTGAAGGTTGGATACGACGTATTTTCGTGAATACGGCATTGGAAGCCTTGCGCAAAAACGACTTGCTGCGCAACGGTGTAGAACTGGACTCGCTGGAACCCCAGCAAGAGGCCGACTACTCGGCAGTGGACCGCATCTCGGCCGACGAGTTGCTCGAACTCATTGCCCAGTTACCCCCGGGCTTCCGCACGGTTTTCAATATGTTTGCCATCGAGGGCTACTCCCACCGGGAGATTGCCCAAGCCCTGCACATCACCGAAAGTACGTCGCGCTCGCAATACACGCGGGCCAAACGACAACTGCAAAAGTGGATTAATGAACTGAAATAA
- a CDS encoding DUF1015 domain-containing protein, which produces MAKIKPFKGLRPPKEMVEQVASRPYDVLNSEEARQEAQGNEKSLYHIIKPEIDFAPGTDEHSPEVYDKAVENFNMFQQKGWLVQDNKEHYYIYAQTMNGHTQYGLVVGANVDDYMTGAIKKHELTRRDKEEDRMKHVRINNANVEPVFFAYPDNDELDAIIKQETSHAPEYDFVAPDGFGHHFWVIDDDKTIARITEIFAHIPSLYIADGHHRTAAAALVGNEKAQQNPNHRGDEEYNYFLAVCFPASQLKIIDYNRVVKDLNGLTPQEFLEKLKEHFVVEEKGEQIYHPEKLHNFSLYLDGKWYSLTAKPGTYDDNDPIGVLDVTISSDLILRDILGITDLRTDKRIDFVGGIRGLEELKRRVDSGEMKMALALYPVSMKQLMDIADTGNIMPPKTTWFEPKLRSGLIIHKLD; this is translated from the coding sequence ATGGCCAAGATTAAACCGTTCAAAGGGTTACGCCCGCCGAAAGAAATGGTCGAGCAGGTTGCCTCGCGCCCCTATGATGTGCTCAACTCCGAAGAGGCCCGCCAAGAGGCCCAAGGCAACGAGAAATCGCTCTACCACATCATCAAGCCCGAGATTGATTTTGCTCCCGGAACCGACGAACATAGCCCCGAGGTATATGACAAAGCCGTAGAAAATTTCAACATGTTCCAGCAGAAGGGCTGGCTGGTACAAGACAACAAGGAGCACTACTACATCTATGCCCAAACGATGAACGGTCACACCCAGTACGGACTGGTTGTCGGAGCCAATGTCGACGACTACATGACCGGGGCTATCAAGAAACACGAGTTGACCCGCCGCGACAAGGAGGAAGACCGCATGAAACATGTGCGCATCAACAACGCCAACGTCGAGCCGGTATTCTTTGCCTACCCCGACAACGACGAACTTGATGCCATTATCAAGCAAGAGACTTCGCATGCGCCCGAGTATGACTTTGTAGCGCCCGATGGGTTCGGGCACCACTTCTGGGTAATCGACGACGACAAGACAATCGCCCGCATTACCGAAATTTTTGCCCACATACCCAGCCTCTACATTGCCGACGGTCACCACCGCACCGCAGCGGCCGCCCTGGTAGGTAACGAGAAGGCTCAGCAGAATCCCAACCACCGTGGCGACGAGGAGTATAACTATTTCCTGGCCGTGTGCTTCCCGGCTTCACAACTGAAAATCATCGACTACAACCGGGTTGTGAAGGATTTGAACGGGCTCACTCCGCAAGAGTTCCTCGAAAAGCTGAAAGAGCACTTTGTCGTCGAAGAAAAGGGCGAACAGATATACCACCCCGAGAAGCTGCACAACTTCTCGCTATACCTCGATGGCAAGTGGTATTCACTCACGGCCAAACCCGGCACTTACGACGACAACGACCCCATCGGGGTGCTCGATGTGACCATCTCATCGGACCTCATCTTGCGCGACATCTTGGGCATTACCGACCTGCGCACCGACAAGCGCATCGATTTCGTAGGCGGTATCCGCGGCCTCGAAGAGTTGAAACGCCGGGTCGACAGTGGCGAGATGAAGATGGCTCTGGCTCTCTATCCCGTATCGATGAAACAACTGATGGATATCGCCGACACAGGGAACATCATGCCACCCAAAACCACGTGGTTCGAACCCAAACTACGCTCAGGTCTTATTATCCATAAACTGGATTGA
- a CDS encoding adenylosuccinate synthase: MKVDVLLGLQWGDEGKGKVVDVLTPNYDIITRFQGGPNAGHTLEFKGEKYVLRSIPSGIFQGGKINIIGNGVVLDPVLFKEEAESLAASGHDLTQCLCISKKAHLILPTHRILDAAYEAAKGKSKIGTTGKGIGPTYSDKISRNGVRVGDIFLNFKEIYATAKAKHEKILRSLNYDYNIDELEAKWFEAIEYLKRFRIIDSEHVINNYLKEGKSILAEGAQGTMLDVDFGSYPFVTSSNTICAGACTGLGVAPSKIGEVYGIFKAYCTRVGSGPFPTELFDETGKTIRAIGHEYGAVTGRERRCGWIDLVALKYAIMIDGVTKLIMMKSDVLDNFDTIKACVAYRIDGKEVTEFPYSIEGNIEPVYVELPGWKSDMTKIHSEAEFPQRFKEYIAFLEKELQVPIYIVSVGPDREQTIVLSNK; encoded by the coding sequence ATGAAAGTCGATGTTCTCTTAGGATTACAATGGGGCGACGAAGGCAAAGGCAAAGTCGTCGATGTATTGACCCCCAATTATGATATAATCACCCGCTTCCAGGGAGGTCCCAACGCAGGTCACACATTGGAATTTAAGGGAGAGAAATATGTATTGCGCTCTATCCCTTCGGGTATTTTCCAAGGCGGCAAAATCAACATCATCGGTAACGGCGTGGTACTGGATCCCGTCCTGTTCAAGGAGGAAGCCGAGAGTCTGGCAGCCAGCGGGCACGACCTGACCCAGTGCCTGTGCATCTCGAAGAAGGCCCACCTCATTCTGCCCACACACCGCATACTCGATGCAGCCTACGAGGCCGCCAAGGGTAAATCGAAAATCGGTACCACGGGCAAGGGCATCGGCCCCACCTACTCCGACAAGATAAGCCGCAACGGTGTGCGGGTAGGTGACATATTCCTCAACTTCAAAGAGATTTACGCCACGGCAAAAGCCAAACACGAAAAGATATTGCGCTCGCTCAACTACGACTACAACATCGACGAGCTGGAAGCCAAATGGTTCGAGGCCATCGAATACCTGAAACGGTTCCGCATCATCGACAGCGAGCACGTCATCAACAACTACCTGAAAGAGGGTAAATCGATTCTGGCTGAGGGAGCCCAGGGTACGATGCTCGATGTCGACTTCGGTTCCTATCCCTTCGTTACCTCGTCGAATACCATCTGTGCCGGAGCCTGCACGGGCCTGGGAGTTGCTCCCAGCAAAATCGGCGAGGTGTACGGTATCTTCAAAGCCTACTGCACTCGTGTGGGTAGTGGCCCCTTCCCGACCGAACTCTTCGACGAAACCGGCAAGACCATACGGGCCATCGGCCACGAATACGGAGCCGTGACGGGTCGTGAACGCCGCTGCGGCTGGATAGACCTGGTAGCCTTGAAATATGCCATCATGATCGACGGTGTCACCAAGCTCATCATGATGAAGAGCGACGTACTCGACAACTTCGATACCATCAAAGCCTGCGTAGCCTATCGCATCGACGGCAAGGAGGTGACCGAGTTCCCCTACTCCATCGAAGGCAATATCGAACCCGTGTATGTTGAACTGCCCGGGTGGAAGAGCGACATGACCAAGATTCACAGTGAAGCCGAATTTCCACAACGATTCAAAGAGTACATCGCCTTCCTCGAAAAAGAGTTGCAGGTACCTATCTACATCGTATCGGTAGGCCCCGACCGCGAGCAGACGATTGTTCTCTCCAATAAATAA
- a CDS encoding Fur family transcriptional regulator — MPEEKSKETVKQLFIQFLEARKLRKTPERFAILEKIYTTTQHFDVESLHEAMIENGYRVSKATVYNTIDLLLEANLVRKHQFGGNLAQYERVYNTNHHHLICVKCGKVREVKDLDLMSTLNTRKFNKFTTSYYTLYVYGVCSRCNRKKTKDKNEKK, encoded by the coding sequence ATGCCGGAAGAAAAGTCAAAAGAAACTGTAAAACAGTTGTTTATACAATTCTTGGAAGCCCGAAAATTGCGCAAGACTCCCGAGCGGTTCGCCATATTGGAAAAAATATACACCACCACTCAGCATTTCGATGTAGAGAGTCTGCACGAAGCCATGATCGAGAACGGGTATCGCGTGAGCAAAGCAACCGTCTACAACACGATAGACCTGCTGCTCGAAGCCAATTTGGTACGCAAGCACCAGTTCGGGGGCAATCTGGCCCAGTACGAACGAGTGTACAACACCAATCACCACCACCTTATCTGTGTCAAATGCGGGAAAGTGCGCGAGGTCAAAGACCTGGACCTGATGTCGACGCTGAACACCCGCAAGTTCAACAAGTTCACCACCTCGTACTACACGCTCTATGTCTATGGCGTGTGCAGCCGGTGCAACCGCAAAAAGACAAAAGACAAAAACGAAAAGAAATAA
- a CDS encoding DNA alkylation repair protein, producing the protein MQQKLKEIKIKFRHAMNGIVSHNMRTQGADYKINFGLTLPLLKRIAAETTPDAQLAEALWADTAVRESMMLAPMVYPIEEFDEAEADRWLDTMPNTEVADICCKYLFYRRPFAIQKANRWSQSDVALQQYTAFQLATAWLIAHPDSPEASALTPVTESAMTQAVKRHDNRAFAAVNLLKQAMHNDPLATRILSSLQTQTGDNERARLLLDELTEEQALYREFSGRDSA; encoded by the coding sequence ATGCAACAAAAACTGAAAGAGATAAAAATCAAATTCCGCCATGCCATGAACGGCATCGTCTCGCACAACATGCGCACCCAGGGTGCCGACTATAAAATCAACTTCGGACTCACACTGCCGCTGTTGAAACGGATTGCTGCCGAGACTACTCCCGATGCCCAACTGGCCGAAGCACTGTGGGCCGATACCGCCGTGCGCGAGTCGATGATGCTGGCCCCCATGGTCTACCCGATTGAAGAGTTTGACGAGGCCGAGGCCGACCGTTGGCTCGACACGATGCCCAACACCGAGGTGGCCGACATCTGCTGCAAATACCTCTTTTACCGTCGCCCCTTTGCCATACAGAAGGCCAACCGTTGGAGCCAAAGCGATGTCGCTCTACAACAATACACCGCATTCCAGCTGGCCACCGCCTGGCTCATCGCCCACCCCGACAGCCCCGAAGCATCGGCTCTCACCCCCGTCACCGAGAGTGCCATGACCCAAGCCGTCAAGCGGCACGACAACCGGGCATTCGCAGCCGTCAACCTGCTGAAACAGGCCATGCACAACGACCCATTGGCCACCCGCATACTGTCGTCGCTGCAAACCCAAACCGGCGACAACGAAAGAGCCCGGCTCCTGCTCGACGAACTGACCGAAGAGCAGGCATTGTACCGTGAATTTTCGGGCCGCGATTCAGCCTGA
- a CDS encoding dipeptidyl-peptidase 3 family protein, with protein MKKIVCTMASLLILASCATKEEKNDDFDYTVESFADLEILRYKVPGFEELSLQQKELVYYLSEAAAYGRDILFDQNGKWNLAIRRTLEAIYQDYTGDRESTDFKNFEVYLKRVWFSNGIHHHYGCDKFVPEFSQEFFVNAVKSLDPQKLPLTEGATVDDLLNTLVPVIFDPTVMPKRVNQAAGEDLIATSACNYYDGVTQAEAEAFYNKMKDPKDETPISYGLNSRLVKRDGKIMEETYKVGGLYTQAIEKIVYWLQKAAGVAENEQQKQVIEKLIEYYQTGDLKTFDEYAILWVKDLDSRVDFVNGFTETYGDPLGMKASWESIVNFKNLEASERTHIISENAQWFEDHSPVDARFKKEEVKGVSAKVITAAMLAGDCYPSTPIGINLPNSNWIRHLHGSKSVTIENITEAYEKAAQGNGFNDEFVWSDKERELMNNYLLQADNLHTDLHECLGHGSGKLLPGVDPDALKAYSSTLEEARADLFALYYMADPKILELKLLPSPDAYKAAYYQYMMNGLMTQLTRIEPGKNIEESHMRNRQLIARWAYEHGKADKVIEFVKRDGKTYVVVNDYEKLRALLGQLLAEVQRIKSEGDYESGKNLVEEYGVIVDPELHKEILARYENLHIAPYKGFVNPVYTPVTDANGNITDIKISYNEGYAEQMLRYSKDYSPLPICTPFPVKK; from the coding sequence ATGAAAAAAATTGTTTGTACAATGGCTTCACTGCTTATCTTGGCCTCCTGTGCTACGAAAGAGGAGAAGAACGACGACTTCGACTACACCGTAGAGTCGTTTGCCGATCTGGAAATCCTGCGCTACAAAGTACCTGGATTCGAAGAGTTATCGCTACAACAGAAAGAGTTGGTCTATTACCTCTCCGAGGCTGCCGCCTACGGTCGGGACATTCTCTTTGACCAAAACGGGAAATGGAATCTGGCTATCCGCCGCACGCTCGAAGCAATCTATCAAGACTACACGGGCGACCGCGAAAGCACCGATTTCAAAAACTTCGAGGTATATCTGAAACGAGTATGGTTCTCCAACGGTATCCACCACCACTACGGCTGCGACAAATTCGTACCCGAATTCTCGCAAGAGTTCTTTGTCAATGCCGTCAAATCGCTCGACCCGCAAAAGCTCCCGTTGACCGAAGGGGCTACCGTCGACGACCTGCTCAACACGCTGGTACCCGTCATCTTCGACCCCACGGTGATGCCCAAGCGGGTGAACCAGGCTGCCGGTGAAGACCTTATCGCCACCTCGGCCTGCAACTATTACGACGGGGTGACCCAAGCCGAAGCCGAGGCTTTCTACAACAAGATGAAAGACCCCAAAGACGAGACCCCCATCTCCTACGGATTGAACAGCCGGCTGGTAAAACGCGACGGCAAAATCATGGAAGAGACCTACAAAGTGGGCGGTCTCTATACCCAAGCCATCGAAAAAATCGTCTACTGGTTGCAGAAGGCTGCCGGCGTAGCCGAGAACGAGCAACAGAAACAGGTTATCGAGAAACTGATCGAATACTACCAGACCGGCGACTTGAAGACCTTTGACGAATATGCTATCCTGTGGGTGAAAGACCTCGACTCGCGTGTCGACTTTGTCAACGGCTTCACCGAGACCTACGGCGACCCGCTGGGCATGAAAGCCAGCTGGGAGTCGATTGTCAACTTCAAGAATCTCGAAGCCTCGGAGCGTACTCACATCATCAGCGAGAATGCCCAATGGTTCGAGGACCACTCGCCCGTAGATGCCCGCTTCAAGAAAGAAGAGGTAAAGGGCGTATCGGCCAAGGTTATCACTGCCGCCATGCTGGCCGGCGACTGCTATCCCTCGACGCCGATCGGTATCAACCTGCCCAACTCCAACTGGATTCGTCACCTGCACGGCTCCAAATCGGTGACCATCGAGAACATTACCGAGGCTTATGAAAAGGCCGCACAGGGCAACGGATTCAACGATGAGTTCGTATGGAGCGACAAAGAGCGCGAACTGATGAACAACTACCTGCTCCAAGCCGACAACCTGCACACCGACCTGCACGAGTGTCTGGGTCACGGTTCGGGCAAGTTGCTCCCCGGTGTAGACCCCGATGCCTTGAAGGCTTACAGTTCTACGCTCGAAGAGGCTCGTGCCGACCTCTTTGCCCTCTACTACATGGCCGATCCCAAGATTCTGGAACTGAAACTGCTCCCCTCGCCCGATGCCTACAAGGCTGCTTACTATCAATACATGATGAACGGTCTGATGACTCAGCTCACCCGTATCGAACCGGGCAAGAACATCGAGGAGTCGCACATGCGCAACCGTCAGCTCATCGCCCGCTGGGCCTATGAACACGGCAAGGCCGACAAGGTAATCGAGTTTGTCAAACGCGACGGCAAAACCTATGTTGTAGTGAACGACTACGAGAAACTGCGCGCCCTCCTGGGTCAACTGCTGGCCGAGGTTCAACGCATCAAATCGGAAGGCGACTACGAGAGCGGCAAGAATCTGGTTGAGGAATACGGCGTGATTGTCGATCCCGAACTGCACAAAGAGATTCTGGCCCGGTATGAGAACCTGCACATCGCTCCCTACAAGGGATTTGTCAACCCCGTCTACACCCCGGTTACCGATGCCAACGGCAACATTACCGACATCAAGATTTCCTACAACGAAGGTTATGCCGAGCAGATGTTGAGATACTCGAAAGACTACTCTCCCCTGCCCATCTGCACCCCCTTCCCGGTCAAGAAATAA